In the Diospyros lotus cultivar Yz01 unplaced genomic scaffold, ASM1463336v1 tig00011525_2, whole genome shotgun sequence genome, ATTGGACTTGATCAAACAACTGATTTCTTCTTCATGGAGAAAGTGGACATGCTCATTGGTCGTTTTTGGGCATGGCTTTTGAGAAAGACCAGGTGAGTTAAGTCTTTGGAGAGGCTCAACTGTGCATAGCTAGTAGTTTGACCCTTCTGCAAGTtacttataaatattatttgccTGATTGGGATTAGGCATCAAAAGGTGCAGAGTTATCTGGAGATATTTTCATTGAATCTTAGCCTGTTGCTAGGCTGCTGTGAATTTATATGTTTAACTTTCTTGGCTAATGGCATTTGCAGACTAGAAAGAGTTTTGACCAGGAAATCAACTTTGAGGAAGAAAGATCCAAAAAAAGATGATGAAACTAGTGCTGACATACAGGAGGATGACTTATTCGTTGAACGGATCCGTCTTGAGACCATGGAAATCAGGTTTTATGAATAGTATTTTGCCATTTGACAGCTGAAAGTTTTACCTTTGGGAATTTCAAGTATAAAAGATGGTTTTTTCCTGATATTCTTTTGGTTTTCTTGAATGTGTTCCCCAATGGTATGAAATAACTGAAACTTCTGTTTATGGTAATCATCCTTAAATGTAGGGATTCAGAAATTATAAACTGAATTGTTTTACTGATCTCTAGATTCTTGGATGCTTTGTTAGTTGGATGATACTTTTCAATATTGAACTGGAAGGAAATTAAAAATGCTTGCATAAGCTAGCATTTCTTATGTCTTCTTGCTATTAACACAAGCATAAAACTACGAAAGCTTTCAGTTGCTTCAGTACCATTGCACTGCTGCATTACATAGAcatccatttgcatccatgcatGTTATTTTGAAGTCTATTTATTGCTATTGTGGTCAGCTTAATTGGATCTAGATATTATTTTAGTTGACTGACTTCCACTTCTGATGCTTATACTCTATTCTGTTTCCTCCCAGTTTTCGCAATCTGCTGGGCAAAATCACCATCCAAGAGCCTACCTTTGACAGGATAATTGTTGTTTACAGGTACTGCTGGTGTTGTGAACTCTGTGTTGGATAGTTTTGTCAGAACAATTCACAGCCAAATTGAAAgttattattttcctttagATTGATCATTAATGATGGGTTCGTATACAATGTTCGTAAGAGTGCATCCAGCTAGAAAAGGATTTTTTGTAGCTCGGAAACGCAtccaccaaaattaataatgaatttgcTGATTTCTAACAACCGTAGTGATCATGCAGGCAAGCAAGCACCAAACTAAAACAAGAACGAGGAATATTTTTGAAGCATTTCAGAAACATCCCAATGGCTGATATGGAGATTGTTCTTGTGAGTTCTTGGCTGTTCTTGCTATCTTCTCCTTAGATGGCATATCTGTATATTTCCCCCAAACCAAGTCcttttattaaattatgatataGTGAGTTTCTTGCCTTTTAACAGccagaaaagaaaaatccagGTTTAACACCAATGGACTGGGTCAAATTTCTGGTTTCTGCTGTTGTTGGGCTCGTAAGTCATCTGATGTTCATGAACTTGTTCTATAGTTCTCGTCTTTTATCCATGTTAAGATAGGTGTAACATATCACTGTTTTTCAGGTTGCAGTAGTGGGTTCGCTTGACATGCCTAAAGCTGATCTTTGGGTCATATTTGCTATCCTTTCAACTGTGATTGGCTATTGTGCCAAGACATACTTcacgtaatttttttttgttatttaaatttgattcaCTATCAGTATTTTTAACCCACCAATTTGGTGGGACTAAGAGTTGGCCTGGTCAAAGTCCTTAGTTTTCCTTCTATTTCTTTAGGACATTTAATGTTTAGTGGACAGAAAGTGCTGGAGCAGGGCAACTACCGGTGAagaatttcttatttgttgGAGCCACTGGATCATTGAATTGTCCTGGATCCGTCATTTTGTTTTCTCCATACATGATATTATCAATCTGTTTACATAACAACCATGTGCTttaattttccttgttttttaCTTAATTGTCTGTTTTTActgtatttatttgttattgttttttatttatttatttttattttttttgtgttttgcatACCCTTAGGTTTGAACAAAATATGGCTGCATATCAGAATCTAATTACAGAGTCTATGTATGACAAACAGCTGGATAGTGGAAAGGGCACTCTTCTTCACTTGTGTGATGATGTGATTCAACAAGAAGTAAGTTGCACTCTAGAAATTTGGTTGATCTTTTGACCAatgttaattttcatttaacagATAAAGTGATGATTTTGTACAGGCTTTCTAACTGTCTTCTAAGCAGTTTAAGGGCCTTTTAGTTTCAAGTTATTGCGTAAATAGACTGGAAGTCGGCTTCTATAAAATGTGCCATCTTTTCTTCAAAATGATTGCACAATAAATCACCCTAAATAAATATGTCTCAGATGAGAAACACTGCCTGAGTATCTTTTTGTACCAGGTAGCATTCACAAAGGGATGGAAATCGGTCAATAAATAGGCCCCACTTACCCATTTAAGTTAAAAtgattatgaaaaatttcatgttttgagtcatagagataaattttatttgaaataaaccCTAATTAcccatttaaaattgaaattgagttgaaaaattcatatttgaagGATACAAACGacatatttttaacatttactAAATGTGTATGCAAATAGGTAAATGGGTGACCCATTGACATCTAAATTCATCAATCATTTCCAATCTACTACATGGTCAACAAGTGAGTTTTGATGTAAAATGGTTCTTGAAAATAGTAGTTGAGCTTCCAGGCAAAAGAAATTTTGCTCTACCTTCCATCTTTACTATGTTTTAGATTGTGAGGATCACTGAATGGATTGCAGTATATCTAATTCACTAGGCTAGCTAATTATGATCCGAGGCCTCAACCTTGTCGGAAATGGTTTCCAATTTTCTTAAGGTAATTTGAATGTGCAGGTTAAAGAGGTAATTGTTTCATTTTACATACTGATGGAACAGGGAAAAGCTACTCGACAGGTGCATATTTGTTACTGCCTTTGCATGGTGTTTTATTCTCTACCAAATTCCTGGGGATTAAATTGTTGCAAAGTTGATGCTTAACTGTTTATAGTGTTTGACAGGATCTTGATCTGAGGTGTGAAGAACTAATTAAGGAGCAATTTGAGGAGAGTTGTAACTTTGATGTGGATGATGCTGTTCAAAAGCTAGAGACGTTGGGAATCGTTGCCCGGGTGAGACATCTTTTCCGTCTTCCTTTTTCTGTTCAGTTCAGAAGAACTTTCACTGATTTAACGCCAAGGAACCCTCTGAGCAGATAACTTGCCCTTTCCAAGGAATCCAACTTCGCTTCAATAAACTTAGTCAAATATGCTCCAGCCAGCAGAATGCCTTCACCTATTATTCACATGCATTTTTGTAGATATTGAACACAATGACCTAAATCTTGTCACCACACGATCTTGCATAACACGATGACCTAAAACTTATCGCCACTGGTTCTTGCATAGATGCATTCTTGGTGTTTTTAATAAAAGCGCAATCTCTGAATACAGGATTCGATAGGAAGGTACTACTGCGTTGGCTTGAAGCGCGCTAATGAGATCATTGGCACCACCACAGAGGAACTCGTCCAAGCAAAACAGAGTGGTATCACTTCTTGATGTTTTTCCCAGACTCTGTGCTCTGGCTGCGCTCTTTGAGAGTCCTTTTGAAATTCTTGGGTGTGAGTAGATATGTGTTGCGTTTACATTCAAACCATCTCACCGATCTGTGCTGTGCCAACTTCCGTGGGGTTACCCTTACATTGTATATGTTGATTAATTCATTGTTTAGTTTTCTTAGTCATTTGCATCCATAGGGTATAGAGGTAGAGCGGTATAGTGGGATGAAGGGTTGACTTCTTGCTTGCACTCTCTATATTTGTTTTCATGTCCGACACTTTTTAAAGGTGGAAGGAGGAGTTTGCAGGATTGAGTTATTTTGTGTGTTGGGGGGATTAAAAACACTTGTATAATAATGTCACAGTTGTAATTCTATAATTATAAATTGTAATGTACCATTACTCCATAACATGTCCTATCTTATATTTCTCATTGGCGTGCAATTcctgaaaattatttaaattaagaaTGTTGGGGCAATTTAAGCCCTAAGGGAGAACATAAATGGGTAAACTCATCTAAATATTTCGTAGgtcatatattaaataaatgtataaaacgTAGAGAGATTTTAAATTATAGACACGAAAGAGTAATTACCGTCTCAGTTTATTTTTAAGAGACATTCTGATACTTATTACCTTTTGCATGGAACTCAAGTTATCCAATGCAACTAAACATAATCTATCAGGGTTAAAACAgtctaattaaaatatttattgcaAAAAGGTCAAATTCCATTATAAttatagaagaaaaataggattcatcatccatgtagaatatttttaatgagtCAAGAGAATGTGATAGTTTTGTTAATAAGATTTTTATcgtgatttaaattttaatatttaagtattgaaaaagaattagattcaaattctTATATTTCCTTGTTTGTAAAagcattttaaattaaatttgtgttaaaaagaatatgattgcgagaaacaaaaacaaaataaccatTTAAATACTTTTAGTCAAGAgtagaattattaattttaggaaaagagaaaaatatatttaattattatctaaaaatctaaagaataatttgttttatagAATAGTTTCTCACCATATGAAAAAATAACTTGTATTTTGTTGGATTGAATTGGATTGAGTATGGGTATGGTATGTGAAGCACGGAAACGGCTCGAAGGTGTCCTTTTGGCGCTTCCAAATCATTTCCTATTTTGAAAACGGGAAAAATGACTTGAAATGTTTTTAGGGttgtttctgtaattt is a window encoding:
- the LOC127793517 gene encoding uncharacterized protein LOC127793517, whose amino-acid sequence is MRERFELNFPSEWCSVPTIIILAANPFVASPTARLFDTIPQRLHLGLQIAGSAIAYYPALENDDLGYVIFRRGIGLDQTTDFFFMEKVDMLIGRFWAWLLRKTRLERVLTRKSTLRKKDPKKDDETSADIQEDDLFVERIRLETMEISFRNLLGKITIQEPTFDRIIVVYRQASTKLKQERGIFLKHFRNIPMADMEIVLPEKKNPGLTPMDWVKFLVSAVVGLVAVVGSLDMPKADLWVIFAILSTVIGYCAKTYFTFEQNMAAYQNLITESMYDKQLDSGKGTLLHLCDDVIQQEVKEVIVSFYILMEQGKATRQDLDLRCEELIKEQFEESCNFDVDDAVQKLETLGIVARDSIGRYYCVGLKRANEIIGTTTEELVQAKQSGITS